One segment of Planctomycetota bacterium DNA contains the following:
- a CDS encoding glycosyltransferase family 39 protein, protein MRDNAAIVNLRKPDFFLWLAGIAIVAASWILSQDALAQFFLHPVRLNAQAHAMDSAAAARVGWTVVGLSLCLFPWLLRRAGRAAPNPSSTNTPPIFSKPLFVLLIVSLIVRLIRVNESLWYDEIASLATYVVHGPGVIMGNAFTTANHPLQSLLSWMSMPLSIDPGIRLPSILAGPVAVFGVWQFTRQVTSERVALVAAAAMAFAPAAVFASDEARGYALSFAFCSLANSMMLSMLQGTSRRRTAWWYALFMALATWAHFVAACLAVGHFLVLLWMLRLREQRAAAVSAIIAVFWAGCLSLGLWSPALPDLFHTREQFFAVTGNEPRFFKNGHMSDEAVMLILQFGGSYFSAALIGLPLAIWGLVAALRLRNLRLAFAVAGLGVPVALLAAWLGNSWLYARFLLFAMPATAFLLAVGLSSIWNFRRWIAVTWMAFVGVLWIGQIIMFEPKQPLREAVEFVAERKAPQDTVAIITPADNVGQWYALAHNFELLPTGQYGSELEACLRSTQPPPCWIVVLYPHSVPDSVNALLRHENYKAVSRRYWKSDQYHGFHGWVDWGRGVIDVWQRDPPATDR, encoded by the coding sequence ATGAGGGACAATGCGGCCATCGTCAACCTTCGTAAACCGGATTTTTTCCTCTGGCTCGCCGGCATCGCCATCGTCGCCGCCAGCTGGATTCTTTCGCAGGACGCGCTCGCGCAATTCTTCCTGCATCCGGTGCGGCTGAACGCTCAGGCACATGCGATGGATTCCGCCGCGGCGGCCCGGGTGGGATGGACCGTCGTTGGCCTCTCGCTCTGCCTCTTCCCCTGGCTGCTTCGGCGCGCCGGACGTGCCGCGCCGAATCCATCCTCAACGAATACACCCCCGATTTTTTCCAAGCCACTCTTCGTACTTCTGATCGTGTCGCTCATCGTCCGGCTGATCCGGGTCAACGAAAGCCTCTGGTACGACGAGATCGCATCGCTGGCCACTTATGTCGTGCATGGTCCCGGCGTCATCATGGGCAACGCCTTCACCACCGCGAATCATCCGCTGCAATCGCTGCTCTCATGGATGTCGATGCCGCTGAGCATCGATCCGGGCATACGACTTCCTTCCATTCTTGCAGGACCGGTCGCGGTGTTTGGAGTCTGGCAATTCACGCGGCAAGTGACCAGCGAGCGCGTCGCCCTGGTCGCGGCGGCCGCGATGGCATTTGCGCCGGCCGCGGTGTTCGCCTCCGACGAGGCCCGCGGCTACGCGCTCTCCTTCGCGTTTTGCTCACTGGCGAATTCCATGATGCTTTCCATGCTGCAGGGAACCAGCCGCCGCAGAACCGCCTGGTGGTATGCCCTGTTCATGGCGCTGGCGACGTGGGCGCATTTTGTGGCCGCGTGTCTGGCGGTCGGGCATTTCCTTGTCCTGCTGTGGATGCTCCGGTTGCGCGAGCAGCGCGCGGCGGCGGTGAGCGCGATCATCGCCGTGTTCTGGGCTGGGTGCCTGTCGCTGGGTCTCTGGTCCCCGGCGCTTCCGGACTTGTTCCACACTCGCGAGCAGTTCTTCGCCGTCACTGGAAATGAGCCGCGATTCTTCAAGAACGGGCACATGAGCGACGAAGCCGTCATGCTGATCCTTCAATTCGGCGGCTCCTATTTTAGCGCGGCGCTGATTGGGTTGCCGCTGGCAATTTGGGGCCTGGTGGCTGCTTTACGGCTGCGCAACCTGCGGCTGGCATTTGCCGTCGCGGGCTTGGGGGTGCCGGTGGCGCTGCTGGCGGCGTGGCTGGGCAACAGTTGGCTCTACGCCCGATTCCTGCTTTTCGCCATGCCCGCCACCGCGTTCCTGCTCGCGGTCGGGCTGTCATCGATATGGAACTTCCGCCGCTGGATCGCCGTCACCTGGATGGCATTCGTCGGCGTGCTGTGGATCGGGCAGATCATCATGTTTGAGCCCAAGCAGCCTTTGCGCGAAGCGGTCGAATTTGTGGCGGAGCGCAAGGCGCCGCAGGACACTGTGGCCATCATCACGCCGGCGGACAATGTCGGGCAGTGGTATGCACTCGCCCACAACTTCGAGCTGCTGCCCACTGGGCAATACGGATCGGAACTCGAGGCATGCCTGCGTTCGACCCAGCCGCCGCCGTGCTGGATCGTGGTGCTGTATCCGCACTCCGTTCCAGATTCGGTCAATGCCCTGCTGCGGCACGAGAACTATAAAGCGGTCTCACGGCGGTATTGGAAGAGCGATCAATACCACGGATTCCACGGCTGGGTGGACTGGGGCCGTGGCGTAATCGACGTCTGGCAGCGCGATCCACCAGCTACCGATCGCTAA
- a CDS encoding ClpX C4-type zinc finger protein, with protein sequence MHRPGSNSDRMEPDDFLCDFCGRPWTLAQPFVEGHQGGCICGRCLTAAMSAFASVPTETACADLCTMCLEARKEPAWSVPAPPLSPADRSAARICRRCAVQAARTLERDAESGWKRPLTSA encoded by the coding sequence ATGCACCGACCCGGATCGAACTCCGATCGCATGGAGCCCGATGATTTTCTCTGCGACTTCTGCGGCCGCCCGTGGACGCTCGCCCAGCCCTTCGTCGAGGGACACCAGGGAGGCTGCATCTGCGGGCGCTGCCTGACCGCGGCGATGAGCGCGTTCGCGTCCGTGCCCACGGAAACGGCTTGCGCCGACCTTTGCACCATGTGCCTGGAGGCCCGGAAGGAGCCCGCCTGGAGCGTTCCCGCCCCGCCGCTTTCGCCCGCCGATCGCTCCGCCGCCCGCATCTGCAGACGCTGCGCCGTTCAGGCGGCGCGCACGCTGGAGCGGGACGCCGAATCCGGATGGAAGCGCCCGCTCACGAGCGCTTGA
- a CDS encoding HAMP domain-containing protein has protein sequence MARLSLTQRSQFVMGATAALAISAAMVTPWIQTRVSAEAELLQSMRDVAQVWAHAPDLSSTGFRFVKGSDAQAAAGDPFLAQAFEEFAREPAKFDHFELQQEVAPPLSRYVRALRGDQADRVASGEPVALDVVDAAWQKLPLTGVFSIERSGGAPARRILEDRIYLLIGGGLAWIGILFAVRLLVVRGYLRAVRRLRDVANRVRGGDLSSRSQLRTGDELEELGTSFNSMVATLDASQKQLQSMNESLDFKLLELSEANVGLFESNRLKSEFLANVSHELRTPLNSVIGFAELLAELARADPDADPKRIRYIEHILKSGRGLLEMINELLDMAKIEAGRMELSVSNASILDMLEGISAIMRPQADLKKIAIEIQRPENLPTVETDPGKLQQILYNFVSNAIKFSPEGSRVVVHADLWAVDGAPGLRITVVDHGPGIPLDMQQTIFEKFRQVDASHTKRHAGTGLGLAICRELATMLGAKLGVDSKLNQGSSFWVEMPLEFRAKKLPPLMADRAG, from the coding sequence ATGGCGAGACTCAGTCTCACACAACGCAGCCAATTCGTCATGGGTGCCACGGCTGCGCTGGCCATCTCTGCGGCGATGGTGACGCCGTGGATCCAGACCCGCGTGTCGGCGGAGGCGGAGCTGCTGCAATCGATGCGAGACGTCGCGCAGGTCTGGGCGCACGCACCGGACCTCTCGTCGACCGGATTCCGCTTCGTGAAGGGCTCGGACGCCCAGGCCGCCGCGGGGGATCCCTTCCTGGCGCAGGCCTTTGAGGAATTCGCCCGGGAGCCCGCAAAATTCGACCATTTCGAGCTGCAGCAGGAGGTGGCCCCGCCGCTGTCGCGCTACGTCCGAGCGCTGCGCGGCGACCAGGCCGATCGCGTCGCGTCCGGGGAGCCCGTCGCACTGGACGTTGTGGACGCCGCGTGGCAGAAGCTGCCGTTGACCGGCGTCTTCTCCATCGAGCGCTCCGGCGGCGCTCCCGCCCGGCGGATACTGGAGGACCGCATTTATCTGCTGATCGGCGGCGGGCTGGCGTGGATCGGCATCCTCTTCGCAGTGCGCCTGCTGGTGGTGCGCGGCTATCTGCGCGCGGTGCGGCGGCTGCGCGACGTGGCCAACCGCGTGCGCGGCGGCGACCTCTCCAGCCGCAGCCAGTTGCGCACCGGCGACGAACTGGAAGAGCTGGGGACTTCCTTCAACTCCATGGTGGCCACGCTCGACGCGAGCCAGAAGCAGCTGCAGAGCATGAACGAGAGCCTGGACTTCAAGCTGCTCGAGCTGAGCGAGGCCAATGTCGGGCTCTTCGAAAGCAACCGGCTCAAGAGCGAATTTCTGGCGAATGTCTCGCATGAGCTGCGCACGCCGCTCAACAGCGTGATCGGGTTTGCCGAACTGCTGGCGGAGCTGGCCCGCGCCGATCCCGACGCCGATCCCAAGCGGATCCGCTACATCGAGCACATTCTCAAGAGCGGGCGCGGCCTGCTGGAGATGATCAACGAGCTGCTGGACATGGCCAAGATCGAGGCCGGCCGCATGGAGCTGAGCGTCTCCAATGCCAGCATCCTGGACATGCTCGAAGGCATCTCCGCGATCATGCGGCCGCAGGCGGACCTGAAAAAGATCGCGATCGAGATCCAGCGGCCGGAGAATCTGCCCACGGTGGAGACCGACCCCGGCAAGCTGCAGCAGATTCTCTACAACTTCGTCAGCAACGCGATCAAGTTTTCACCCGAGGGGTCGCGCGTTGTCGTGCACGCCGACCTTTGGGCGGTGGACGGCGCGCCGGGGCTGCGCATCACCGTTGTCGACCATGGGCCGGGCATCCCGCTGGACATGCAGCAGACGATCTTCGAGAAATTCCGTCAGGTCGACGCGAGTCACACCAAGCGCCACGCGGGCACCGGCCTTGGCCTGGCGATCTGCCGCGAGCTGGCCACGATGCTGGGGGCAAAGCTCGGGGTCGATTCCAAATTGAACCAGGGATCGAGCTTCTGGGTGGAGATGCCGCTGGAGTTTCGCGCCAAGAAATTGCCGCCGCTCATGGCGGATCGCGCGGGATGA